The Eurosta solidaginis isolate ZX-2024a chromosome 4, ASM4086904v1, whole genome shotgun sequence genome includes a window with the following:
- the wcy gene encoding WW domain-containing adapter protein with coiled-coil homolog isoform X1: MTTANSIALDLLQLAHGCKKNAAIGLCRIDDSSKYSSKRDYERDRSSNYRDRDVSPAGAGPLNNVSQRLSQTGINNGSSGSYRSQSPEIDSPSSRGHGSHDIRDRDHRGSDRFSYMQKMRDRDRDVYKKDKYSTDKRDRRGGGSGGGNDRDSESHRTNHDRLDRRGGGSGGGSGGAKLCSSSTADKRSGSSDRDRDRDRDRGDLRDSKRDRGSDRDRERDRDRDRDRDRDRSDRGGGGGADRERDRGGGGGSERSDRGERVARCGDWSEHVSSSGKMYYYNCKTEVSQWEKPKEWMERERNLARDHREKEYRDKDRDRDREDRFCRSAYAKHSSSRGNSRLRWNYENDGGPPSHRRRLDGRIAENPDMDISPGDSTPTSEANYPLTGAPSLHGMVNAQHNDLPTSTVGLPNALPRLASHPNASSVMSSSSSVSASVAAANAAGVASMHFVASSASVHGSGVVVGGATMLPATGLASMPAGAGVPVMVGGVLQSQSNSNHRKMDTVAMLQQQAHLASTTSPNVDHHLNSNAPGPPKLGAKEQQEMMMNAQQKAVLLMRQQQQHQHQQTALHHHHHHHHQLSQHGNDHMMSNAGISIDGTNHGMNAASSAVIVLRDNSINSPHYNLAHGMPPMCYNTKSPLTNIASSGGVVPVSGHNNNVGGSGMNMSGVLNAAAYAACNTPYGLKTVEGNSGVNVMNSIGNNNNSSGGHCSSSSLANVSINAGGSGMISILPGEGPPTPTQEMDMNIGAMEQQQRKMENTSSASLSTLQSCVTSSVQAGRSQGPEISPKLAKYFRADLITHVTNWQADILEKQAQKCSEETHLYGDLQCTKVSAELKCARSLVRITEITATLQEQKIMYLRQQIRRIEESKSQNSFMSDDV; the protein is encoded by the exons ATGACTACTGCAAATAGTATCGCTTTAGATTTACTACAGTTGGCACATGGCTGTAAGAAAAATGCTGCTATTGGTCTGTGTCGTATAGATGAT AGTTCCAAGTACAGCTCCAAACGCGATTATGAACGTGATCGATCATCCAACTATCGGGATCGCGATGTGTCGCCAGCTGGTGCTGGTCCGTTGAACAATG TTTCGCAAAGATTATCGCAAACAGGAATAAATAATGGGAGTAGCGGATCATATCGTTCACAATCGCCTGAAATAGATTCACCTTCGTCTAGGGGCCACGGTTCGCACGATATACGCGATCGTGATCATCGTGGTAGCGATCGTTTTAGTTACATGCAAAAAATGAGGGATCGTGATCGTGATGTTTATAAAAAGGATAAATATTCAACTG ATAAACGCGATAGACGTGGTGGTGGCAGTGGTGGTGGAAACGATCGCGATTCTGAATCGCATCGTACCAATCATGATAGGCTGGATCGGCGGGGTGGCGGCAGTGGGGGAGGAAGCGGCGGAGCCAAGCTTTGTTCTTCCAGTACCGCTGACAAGCGGTCAGGATCGTCAGATCGCGATAGAGATCGTGATCGTGATCGCGGCGATTTGAGAGATAGTAAACGTGATCGTGGCTCTGATCGTGATCGCGAAAGAGACCGTGACCGCGATCGGGATCGTGATAGAGATCGTAGTGATCGCGGTGGTGGCGGCGGCGCCGATCGTGAACGTGATCGTGGCGGCGGTGGTGGTAGTGAACGAAGCGATCGCGGTGAACGTGTGGCACGATGTGGTGATTGGAGTGAACATGTCAGCTCCTCTG GGAAAATGTATTATTATAATTGCAAAACTGAAGTATCGCAATGGGAGAAACCAAAGGAGTGGATGGAAAGAGAACG AAATTTGGCACGTGATCATAGAGAAAAAGAATATCGTGATAAAGATCGCGATAGAGATCGGGAAGATCGATTTTGTAGATCAG CTTACGCGAAACATTCCAGTTCTCGGGGAAATTCACGACTGAGGTGGAATTATGAAAATGATGGTGGACCGCCAAGCCATCGAAGACGTTTGGATG GTCGAATCGCTGAAAATCCTGATATGGATATTAGTCCAGGTGACTCAACACCAACATCGGAGGCCAATTACCCATTGACCGGTGCGCCTTCATTACATGGTATGGTTAATGCCCAGCATAATGATCTGCCAACGTCTACTGTGGGTCTGCCAAATGCATTACCACGTTTAGCATCGCATCCCAATGCCAGTTCAGTTATGTCATCCTCCTCCTCCGTGTCCGCTTCTGTTGCAGCGGCTAATGCAGCAGGCGTCGCGTCAATGCATTTCGTCGCATCTTCTGCATCCGTACATGGTTCGGGTGTTGTTGTAGGCGGTGCAACAATGCTGCCCGCCACTGGACTCGCTTCCATGCCAGCGGGAGCGGGTGTACCAGTGATGGTTGGTGGTGTTTTACAATCGCAAAGTAATAGTAATCATCGTAAAATGGATACAGTGGCAATGTTACAACAGCAAGCGCATCTAGCGTCGACAACATCTCCAAAT gtGGATCATCACTTGAACTCGAATGCACCGGGACCACCAAAGTTAGGAGCAAAAGAGCAGCAGGAAATGATGATGAATGCGCAACAAAAGGCGGTATTATTAATgcgacaacagcaacaacatcagcaccagCAAACAGCGttgcatcatcatcatcatcaccaccaTCAGCTATCACAGCATGGTAATGATCATATGATGTCCAATGCCGGCATTTCCATAGATGGTACCAATCACGGAATGAATGCTGCCTCATCAGCGGTTATAGTTCTTAG AGATAATTCAATAAATTCGCCACATTATAATTTAGCTCATGGCATGCCTCCAATGTGCTATAATACAAAAAGTCCTTTAACAAATATTGCTAGTAGCGGTGGTGTTGTTCCTGTATCCGGTCACAATAACAATGTGGGTGGTAGTGGCATGAATATGAGTGGCGTTTTGAATGCTGCTGCATATGCCGCTTGTAACACACCGTACGGTTTAAAGACTGTCGAGGGCAATAGTGGCGTTAATGTCATGAATTCAATtggcaacaacaataacagtagTGGTGGTCACTGTTCTTCATCTAGTTTAGCGAATGTTAGCATAAATGCTGGCGGTAGTGGTATGATTAGTATTTTGCCTGGTGAGGGACCACCGACGCCAACACAAGAAATGGATATGAATATTGGAGCAATGGAGCAACAGCAGCGAAAAA TGGAAAATACTTCATCAGCGTCCTTGAGCACCTTGCAAAGTTGCGTTACGTCATCTGTACAAGCGGGACGTTCGCAAGGTCCCGAAATTTCACCGAAATTAGCAAAGTATTTTAGAGCAGATTTAATAACACATGTTACCAATTGGCAAGCTGATATACTGGAAAAACAG GCGCAAAAGTGTTCTGAAGAAACGCATTTGTACGGAGATTTACAATGTACTAAAGTGTCGGCTGAATTGAAATGTGCTAGAAGCTTAGTTAGAATAACTGAAATTACAGCAACACTACAAGAGCAAAA AATAATGTATCTACGTCAGCAAATTCGTCGAATAGAAGAATCTAAATCACAGAATTCATTTATGTCTGATGATGTTTAG
- the wcy gene encoding WW domain-containing adapter protein with coiled-coil homolog isoform X2: protein MVMHARKPQRVNDGYFEKHQSHSYQSSKYSSKRDYERDRSSNYRDRDVSPAGAGPLNNVSQRLSQTGINNGSSGSYRSQSPEIDSPSSRGHGSHDIRDRDHRGSDRFSYMQKMRDRDRDVYKKDKYSTDKRDRRGGGSGGGNDRDSESHRTNHDRLDRRGGGSGGGSGGAKLCSSSTADKRSGSSDRDRDRDRDRGDLRDSKRDRGSDRDRERDRDRDRDRDRDRSDRGGGGGADRERDRGGGGGSERSDRGERVARCGDWSEHVSSSGKMYYYNCKTEVSQWEKPKEWMERERNLARDHREKEYRDKDRDRDREDRFCRSAYAKHSSSRGNSRLRWNYENDGGPPSHRRRLDGRIAENPDMDISPGDSTPTSEANYPLTGAPSLHGMVNAQHNDLPTSTVGLPNALPRLASHPNASSVMSSSSSVSASVAAANAAGVASMHFVASSASVHGSGVVVGGATMLPATGLASMPAGAGVPVMVGGVLQSQSNSNHRKMDTVAMLQQQAHLASTTSPNVDHHLNSNAPGPPKLGAKEQQEMMMNAQQKAVLLMRQQQQHQHQQTALHHHHHHHHQLSQHGNDHMMSNAGISIDGTNHGMNAASSAVIVLRDNSINSPHYNLAHGMPPMCYNTKSPLTNIASSGGVVPVSGHNNNVGGSGMNMSGVLNAAAYAACNTPYGLKTVEGNSGVNVMNSIGNNNNSSGGHCSSSSLANVSINAGGSGMISILPGEGPPTPTQEMDMNIGAMEQQQRKMENTSSASLSTLQSCVTSSVQAGRSQGPEISPKLAKYFRADLITHVTNWQADILEKQAQKCSEETHLYGDLQCTKVSAELKCARSLVRITEITATLQEQKIMYLRQQIRRIEESKSQNSFMSDDV from the exons AGTTCCAAGTACAGCTCCAAACGCGATTATGAACGTGATCGATCATCCAACTATCGGGATCGCGATGTGTCGCCAGCTGGTGCTGGTCCGTTGAACAATG TTTCGCAAAGATTATCGCAAACAGGAATAAATAATGGGAGTAGCGGATCATATCGTTCACAATCGCCTGAAATAGATTCACCTTCGTCTAGGGGCCACGGTTCGCACGATATACGCGATCGTGATCATCGTGGTAGCGATCGTTTTAGTTACATGCAAAAAATGAGGGATCGTGATCGTGATGTTTATAAAAAGGATAAATATTCAACTG ATAAACGCGATAGACGTGGTGGTGGCAGTGGTGGTGGAAACGATCGCGATTCTGAATCGCATCGTACCAATCATGATAGGCTGGATCGGCGGGGTGGCGGCAGTGGGGGAGGAAGCGGCGGAGCCAAGCTTTGTTCTTCCAGTACCGCTGACAAGCGGTCAGGATCGTCAGATCGCGATAGAGATCGTGATCGTGATCGCGGCGATTTGAGAGATAGTAAACGTGATCGTGGCTCTGATCGTGATCGCGAAAGAGACCGTGACCGCGATCGGGATCGTGATAGAGATCGTAGTGATCGCGGTGGTGGCGGCGGCGCCGATCGTGAACGTGATCGTGGCGGCGGTGGTGGTAGTGAACGAAGCGATCGCGGTGAACGTGTGGCACGATGTGGTGATTGGAGTGAACATGTCAGCTCCTCTG GGAAAATGTATTATTATAATTGCAAAACTGAAGTATCGCAATGGGAGAAACCAAAGGAGTGGATGGAAAGAGAACG AAATTTGGCACGTGATCATAGAGAAAAAGAATATCGTGATAAAGATCGCGATAGAGATCGGGAAGATCGATTTTGTAGATCAG CTTACGCGAAACATTCCAGTTCTCGGGGAAATTCACGACTGAGGTGGAATTATGAAAATGATGGTGGACCGCCAAGCCATCGAAGACGTTTGGATG GTCGAATCGCTGAAAATCCTGATATGGATATTAGTCCAGGTGACTCAACACCAACATCGGAGGCCAATTACCCATTGACCGGTGCGCCTTCATTACATGGTATGGTTAATGCCCAGCATAATGATCTGCCAACGTCTACTGTGGGTCTGCCAAATGCATTACCACGTTTAGCATCGCATCCCAATGCCAGTTCAGTTATGTCATCCTCCTCCTCCGTGTCCGCTTCTGTTGCAGCGGCTAATGCAGCAGGCGTCGCGTCAATGCATTTCGTCGCATCTTCTGCATCCGTACATGGTTCGGGTGTTGTTGTAGGCGGTGCAACAATGCTGCCCGCCACTGGACTCGCTTCCATGCCAGCGGGAGCGGGTGTACCAGTGATGGTTGGTGGTGTTTTACAATCGCAAAGTAATAGTAATCATCGTAAAATGGATACAGTGGCAATGTTACAACAGCAAGCGCATCTAGCGTCGACAACATCTCCAAAT gtGGATCATCACTTGAACTCGAATGCACCGGGACCACCAAAGTTAGGAGCAAAAGAGCAGCAGGAAATGATGATGAATGCGCAACAAAAGGCGGTATTATTAATgcgacaacagcaacaacatcagcaccagCAAACAGCGttgcatcatcatcatcatcaccaccaTCAGCTATCACAGCATGGTAATGATCATATGATGTCCAATGCCGGCATTTCCATAGATGGTACCAATCACGGAATGAATGCTGCCTCATCAGCGGTTATAGTTCTTAG AGATAATTCAATAAATTCGCCACATTATAATTTAGCTCATGGCATGCCTCCAATGTGCTATAATACAAAAAGTCCTTTAACAAATATTGCTAGTAGCGGTGGTGTTGTTCCTGTATCCGGTCACAATAACAATGTGGGTGGTAGTGGCATGAATATGAGTGGCGTTTTGAATGCTGCTGCATATGCCGCTTGTAACACACCGTACGGTTTAAAGACTGTCGAGGGCAATAGTGGCGTTAATGTCATGAATTCAATtggcaacaacaataacagtagTGGTGGTCACTGTTCTTCATCTAGTTTAGCGAATGTTAGCATAAATGCTGGCGGTAGTGGTATGATTAGTATTTTGCCTGGTGAGGGACCACCGACGCCAACACAAGAAATGGATATGAATATTGGAGCAATGGAGCAACAGCAGCGAAAAA TGGAAAATACTTCATCAGCGTCCTTGAGCACCTTGCAAAGTTGCGTTACGTCATCTGTACAAGCGGGACGTTCGCAAGGTCCCGAAATTTCACCGAAATTAGCAAAGTATTTTAGAGCAGATTTAATAACACATGTTACCAATTGGCAAGCTGATATACTGGAAAAACAG GCGCAAAAGTGTTCTGAAGAAACGCATTTGTACGGAGATTTACAATGTACTAAAGTGTCGGCTGAATTGAAATGTGCTAGAAGCTTAGTTAGAATAACTGAAATTACAGCAACACTACAAGAGCAAAA AATAATGTATCTACGTCAGCAAATTCGTCGAATAGAAGAATCTAAATCACAGAATTCATTTATGTCTGATGATGTTTAG
- the wcy gene encoding WW domain-containing adapter protein with coiled-coil homolog isoform X3 produces the protein MRYFEKHQSHSYQSSKYSSKRDYERDRSSNYRDRDVSPAGAGPLNNVSQRLSQTGINNGSSGSYRSQSPEIDSPSSRGHGSHDIRDRDHRGSDRFSYMQKMRDRDRDVYKKDKYSTDKRDRRGGGSGGGNDRDSESHRTNHDRLDRRGGGSGGGSGGAKLCSSSTADKRSGSSDRDRDRDRDRGDLRDSKRDRGSDRDRERDRDRDRDRDRDRSDRGGGGGADRERDRGGGGGSERSDRGERVARCGDWSEHVSSSGKMYYYNCKTEVSQWEKPKEWMERERNLARDHREKEYRDKDRDRDREDRFCRSAYAKHSSSRGNSRLRWNYENDGGPPSHRRRLDGRIAENPDMDISPGDSTPTSEANYPLTGAPSLHGMVNAQHNDLPTSTVGLPNALPRLASHPNASSVMSSSSSVSASVAAANAAGVASMHFVASSASVHGSGVVVGGATMLPATGLASMPAGAGVPVMVGGVLQSQSNSNHRKMDTVAMLQQQAHLASTTSPNVDHHLNSNAPGPPKLGAKEQQEMMMNAQQKAVLLMRQQQQHQHQQTALHHHHHHHHQLSQHGNDHMMSNAGISIDGTNHGMNAASSAVIVLRDNSINSPHYNLAHGMPPMCYNTKSPLTNIASSGGVVPVSGHNNNVGGSGMNMSGVLNAAAYAACNTPYGLKTVEGNSGVNVMNSIGNNNNSSGGHCSSSSLANVSINAGGSGMISILPGEGPPTPTQEMDMNIGAMEQQQRKMENTSSASLSTLQSCVTSSVQAGRSQGPEISPKLAKYFRADLITHVTNWQADILEKQAQKCSEETHLYGDLQCTKVSAELKCARSLVRITEITATLQEQKIMYLRQQIRRIEESKSQNSFMSDDV, from the exons AGTTCCAAGTACAGCTCCAAACGCGATTATGAACGTGATCGATCATCCAACTATCGGGATCGCGATGTGTCGCCAGCTGGTGCTGGTCCGTTGAACAATG TTTCGCAAAGATTATCGCAAACAGGAATAAATAATGGGAGTAGCGGATCATATCGTTCACAATCGCCTGAAATAGATTCACCTTCGTCTAGGGGCCACGGTTCGCACGATATACGCGATCGTGATCATCGTGGTAGCGATCGTTTTAGTTACATGCAAAAAATGAGGGATCGTGATCGTGATGTTTATAAAAAGGATAAATATTCAACTG ATAAACGCGATAGACGTGGTGGTGGCAGTGGTGGTGGAAACGATCGCGATTCTGAATCGCATCGTACCAATCATGATAGGCTGGATCGGCGGGGTGGCGGCAGTGGGGGAGGAAGCGGCGGAGCCAAGCTTTGTTCTTCCAGTACCGCTGACAAGCGGTCAGGATCGTCAGATCGCGATAGAGATCGTGATCGTGATCGCGGCGATTTGAGAGATAGTAAACGTGATCGTGGCTCTGATCGTGATCGCGAAAGAGACCGTGACCGCGATCGGGATCGTGATAGAGATCGTAGTGATCGCGGTGGTGGCGGCGGCGCCGATCGTGAACGTGATCGTGGCGGCGGTGGTGGTAGTGAACGAAGCGATCGCGGTGAACGTGTGGCACGATGTGGTGATTGGAGTGAACATGTCAGCTCCTCTG GGAAAATGTATTATTATAATTGCAAAACTGAAGTATCGCAATGGGAGAAACCAAAGGAGTGGATGGAAAGAGAACG AAATTTGGCACGTGATCATAGAGAAAAAGAATATCGTGATAAAGATCGCGATAGAGATCGGGAAGATCGATTTTGTAGATCAG CTTACGCGAAACATTCCAGTTCTCGGGGAAATTCACGACTGAGGTGGAATTATGAAAATGATGGTGGACCGCCAAGCCATCGAAGACGTTTGGATG GTCGAATCGCTGAAAATCCTGATATGGATATTAGTCCAGGTGACTCAACACCAACATCGGAGGCCAATTACCCATTGACCGGTGCGCCTTCATTACATGGTATGGTTAATGCCCAGCATAATGATCTGCCAACGTCTACTGTGGGTCTGCCAAATGCATTACCACGTTTAGCATCGCATCCCAATGCCAGTTCAGTTATGTCATCCTCCTCCTCCGTGTCCGCTTCTGTTGCAGCGGCTAATGCAGCAGGCGTCGCGTCAATGCATTTCGTCGCATCTTCTGCATCCGTACATGGTTCGGGTGTTGTTGTAGGCGGTGCAACAATGCTGCCCGCCACTGGACTCGCTTCCATGCCAGCGGGAGCGGGTGTACCAGTGATGGTTGGTGGTGTTTTACAATCGCAAAGTAATAGTAATCATCGTAAAATGGATACAGTGGCAATGTTACAACAGCAAGCGCATCTAGCGTCGACAACATCTCCAAAT gtGGATCATCACTTGAACTCGAATGCACCGGGACCACCAAAGTTAGGAGCAAAAGAGCAGCAGGAAATGATGATGAATGCGCAACAAAAGGCGGTATTATTAATgcgacaacagcaacaacatcagcaccagCAAACAGCGttgcatcatcatcatcatcaccaccaTCAGCTATCACAGCATGGTAATGATCATATGATGTCCAATGCCGGCATTTCCATAGATGGTACCAATCACGGAATGAATGCTGCCTCATCAGCGGTTATAGTTCTTAG AGATAATTCAATAAATTCGCCACATTATAATTTAGCTCATGGCATGCCTCCAATGTGCTATAATACAAAAAGTCCTTTAACAAATATTGCTAGTAGCGGTGGTGTTGTTCCTGTATCCGGTCACAATAACAATGTGGGTGGTAGTGGCATGAATATGAGTGGCGTTTTGAATGCTGCTGCATATGCCGCTTGTAACACACCGTACGGTTTAAAGACTGTCGAGGGCAATAGTGGCGTTAATGTCATGAATTCAATtggcaacaacaataacagtagTGGTGGTCACTGTTCTTCATCTAGTTTAGCGAATGTTAGCATAAATGCTGGCGGTAGTGGTATGATTAGTATTTTGCCTGGTGAGGGACCACCGACGCCAACACAAGAAATGGATATGAATATTGGAGCAATGGAGCAACAGCAGCGAAAAA TGGAAAATACTTCATCAGCGTCCTTGAGCACCTTGCAAAGTTGCGTTACGTCATCTGTACAAGCGGGACGTTCGCAAGGTCCCGAAATTTCACCGAAATTAGCAAAGTATTTTAGAGCAGATTTAATAACACATGTTACCAATTGGCAAGCTGATATACTGGAAAAACAG GCGCAAAAGTGTTCTGAAGAAACGCATTTGTACGGAGATTTACAATGTACTAAAGTGTCGGCTGAATTGAAATGTGCTAGAAGCTTAGTTAGAATAACTGAAATTACAGCAACACTACAAGAGCAAAA AATAATGTATCTACGTCAGCAAATTCGTCGAATAGAAGAATCTAAATCACAGAATTCATTTATGTCTGATGATGTTTAG